A single region of the Pseudomonas sp. B21-023 genome encodes:
- a CDS encoding glucokinase — protein sequence MKALLVGDIGGTNARFAVWRDNELQAVQVLATADYTSPEQAIEAYLADQSIARGALAAVCLAVAGPVDGDEFRFTNNHWRLSRSAFCQTLQVDRLLLINDFSAMALGMTRLRAGEFREVCAGLADPSRPALVIGPGTGLGVGSLLRHGEHWLALPGEGGHVDLPVGNAREAAIHQEIHRQIGHVSAETVLSGGGLVRLYQAICALDGAAPTHKTPAQITDAALANEPRALAVVEQFCRFLGRVAGNNVLTLGARGGVYIVGGVIPRFAELFLRSGFAASFADKGCMSGYFAGVPVWLVTAEFSGLLGAGVALQQALDR from the coding sequence ATGAAGGCCTTGCTGGTCGGCGACATCGGTGGCACCAACGCGCGTTTTGCCGTGTGGCGCGACAATGAACTGCAGGCGGTGCAGGTGCTGGCCACCGCCGACTACACCAGCCCTGAACAGGCCATCGAGGCCTATCTGGCCGACCAGAGCATCGCCCGTGGCGCCCTGGCGGCGGTGTGTCTGGCGGTGGCAGGCCCCGTGGACGGCGACGAATTCCGCTTTACCAACAACCACTGGCGCCTGAGCCGCAGCGCGTTCTGCCAGACGCTGCAGGTCGATCGCCTGTTGCTGATCAACGACTTTTCCGCGATGGCGCTGGGCATGACCCGCCTGCGCGCAGGCGAATTTCGTGAAGTCTGCGCAGGCCTCGCCGATCCATCGCGCCCGGCGCTGGTGATCGGCCCCGGCACAGGCCTGGGCGTGGGCAGCCTGCTGCGCCACGGTGAGCACTGGCTGGCACTGCCGGGGGAGGGCGGGCATGTCGACCTGCCGGTGGGCAATGCCCGCGAAGCGGCGATTCATCAGGAAATCCATCGGCAGATCGGCCATGTCAGTGCCGAGACCGTGCTCAGTGGCGGTGGGCTGGTGCGCCTGTACCAGGCCATCTGTGCGCTCGATGGTGCTGCGCCGACGCACAAGACCCCGGCGCAGATCACCGACGCGGCGCTGGCCAACGAGCCACGGGCGCTAGCGGTGGTCGAGCAGTTCTGCCGGTTCCTCGGCCGGGTGGCGGGCAACAATGTGCTCACCCTCGGGGCGCGCGGTGGCGTCTACATTGTCGGTGGCGTGATTCCCCGTTTCGCCGAATTGTTCCTGCGCAGCGGCTTTGCCGCGAGCTTCGCCGACAAGGGCTGCATGAGCGGCTACTTCGCCGGGGTGCCGGTATGGCTGGTGACGGCGGAGTTTTCCGGGTTGCTGGGGGCGGGGGTGGCGCTGCAGCAAGCGCTGGATCGGTGA
- a CDS encoding response regulator transcription factor: MVDDDQDIRELLQTYLARCGLQVHAEPDGQGFRRALDANPYDLVILDVMLPDEDGFSLCRWVRQHPRQARVPIIMLTASSDEADRVIGLELGADDYLGKPFSPRELQARIKALLRRADFGQATLASAVLAFDDWRLDTISHRLFHRDGEEVILSGADFALLKLFLDHPQQILDRDTIGNATRGREPMPLDRIVDMAVSRLRQRLRDTEKPPRLIRTVRGSGYLLAANVCPA; this comes from the coding sequence ATGGTCGACGACGACCAGGACATCCGCGAACTGCTGCAGACCTACCTCGCCCGCTGCGGCCTGCAGGTGCACGCCGAACCTGACGGCCAGGGCTTTCGCCGCGCCCTGGACGCCAACCCCTACGACCTGGTGATCCTCGACGTGATGCTGCCCGACGAAGACGGCTTCAGCCTGTGTCGCTGGGTTCGCCAGCACCCGCGCCAGGCGCGGGTGCCGATCATCATGCTCACCGCCAGTTCCGATGAAGCCGATCGGGTCATCGGCCTGGAGCTGGGCGCCGACGACTACCTCGGCAAACCCTTCAGCCCGCGAGAGCTGCAGGCACGGATCAAGGCCTTGTTGCGCCGTGCCGATTTCGGCCAGGCGACGCTGGCCAGTGCGGTGCTGGCCTTCGATGACTGGCGCCTGGACACGATCAGCCACCGTCTGTTCCACCGCGACGGCGAAGAAGTGATCCTCTCCGGCGCCGACTTCGCCCTGCTCAAACTGTTTCTCGATCACCCGCAGCAGATCCTCGACCGCGACACCATCGGCAACGCCACCCGTGGTCGCGAACCGATGCCGCTGGACCGTATCGTCGACATGGCGGTCAGTCGCCTGCGCCAGCGCCTGCGCGACACGGAAAAACCACCCCGGCTGATCCGCACCGTGCGTGGCAGCGGCTACCTGCTGGCGGCCAATGTCTGCCCGGCCTGA
- a CDS encoding YbaN family protein translates to MTRIARSKVSRLLYAILAYVSLGIGLVAIVIPGLPTTEFVLLAAWAATRSSPRLSAWLENHRLFGPILFNWRNGKVIQRRAKVSATLSMLLCASLMLIVLEHHWPVFLAIGGMALGNLWIWSRPERPIPQGSVELQN, encoded by the coding sequence ATGACCCGAATCGCCCGCTCCAAAGTATCCCGCCTGCTCTACGCGATCCTGGCCTACGTCAGCCTGGGGATTGGCCTGGTGGCCATCGTCATTCCCGGGCTGCCCACCACCGAGTTCGTCCTCCTCGCCGCCTGGGCCGCCACCCGCAGCTCGCCGCGCCTGTCCGCCTGGCTGGAGAACCACCGGCTGTTCGGCCCGATCCTTTTCAACTGGCGCAACGGCAAGGTGATCCAGCGCCGCGCCAAGGTCAGCGCCACCCTCAGCATGCTGCTGTGCGCGAGCCTCATGCTGATCGTCCTGGAGCACCACTGGCCCGTGTTCCTCGCCATCGGCGGCATGGCGCTGGGCAACCTGTGGATCTGGTCGCGCCCGGAACGGCCTATTCCTCAAGGCAGCGTCGAACTGCAAAATTGA
- the gap gene encoding type I glyceraldehyde-3-phosphate dehydrogenase — protein sequence MTLRIAINGFGRIGRNVLRALYTQGYRQDLQVVAINDLGDSAMNAHLLKYDSVHGTFDATVEADHESLTVNGDRIAVSAIRNPAELPWKTLAIDVVFECTGLFTERAKAAAHLSAGAGKVIVSAPAKGVDATVVYGVNHDVLRASHQIISNASCTTNCLAPIAQVLHREFGIEQGLMTTIHAYTNDQVLTDVYHSDPYRARSATQSMIPSKTGAAEAVGLVLPELAGKLTGMAVRVPVINVSLVDLTVNLQRETSAEEVNQLFLEASRHSRVLGYNALPLVSCDFNHNPLSSIFDANHTRANGRMLKVLAWYDNEWGFSNRMLDNCLALFNAR from the coding sequence ATGACCCTACGCATCGCCATCAACGGATTCGGCCGCATCGGACGCAACGTCCTGCGCGCACTGTACACGCAGGGCTACCGCCAGGACCTGCAGGTCGTCGCCATCAACGACCTGGGCGACAGCGCGATGAACGCCCACCTGCTCAAGTACGACAGCGTCCACGGCACCTTTGACGCCACTGTCGAGGCCGACCACGAAAGCCTCACCGTCAATGGCGACCGCATCGCCGTCAGCGCCATCCGCAACCCTGCCGAGCTGCCCTGGAAGACCTTGGCCATCGATGTGGTGTTCGAATGCACCGGGCTGTTCACCGAACGTGCCAAGGCCGCCGCGCACCTGAGCGCCGGGGCCGGCAAGGTGATTGTCAGCGCCCCGGCCAAGGGTGTCGACGCCACCGTGGTATACGGGGTCAACCACGATGTGCTGCGCGCCTCGCACCAGATCATCTCCAACGCCTCGTGCACCACCAACTGCCTGGCACCGATCGCCCAGGTGCTGCACCGCGAGTTCGGCATCGAGCAAGGCCTGATGACCACCATCCACGCCTACACCAACGACCAGGTGCTCACCGACGTCTACCATAGCGACCCGTACCGCGCCCGCTCGGCCACCCAGTCGATGATCCCGAGCAAGACTGGCGCCGCCGAGGCCGTCGGCCTGGTACTGCCGGAACTGGCTGGCAAGCTCACAGGCATGGCCGTACGAGTGCCGGTGATCAACGTGTCGCTGGTCGACCTCACCGTCAACCTGCAGCGCGAAACCAGCGCCGAGGAAGTCAACCAGCTATTCCTCGAGGCCAGCCGTCATTCCCGGGTGCTGGGCTATAACGCCCTGCCGTTGGTGTCGTGCGACTTCAACCACAACCCGCTGTCGTCGATCTTCGACGCCAACCACACCCGTGCCAATGGGCGGATGCTCAAGGTACTGGCCTGGTACGACAATGAGTGGGGTTTCTCCAACCGCATGCTGGATAACTGCCTGGCGTTGTTCAACGCACGCTGA
- the edd gene encoding phosphogluconate dehydratase yields MHSRILEVTERLIARSRRTRERYLELIRGAASDGPMRAQLQCANFAHGVAGCGGDDKQTLRLMNAANVAIVSAYNDMLSAHQPYQHFPEQIKQALREVGSVGQFAGGVPAMCDGVTQGEPGMELAIASREVIAMSTAIALSHNMFDAALMLGICDKIVPGLMMGALRFGHLPTIFVPGGPMVSGISNKEKADVRQRYAEGKATREQLLESEMKSYHGPGTCTFYGTANTNQLVMEVMGLHLPGASFVNPYTPLRDALTAEAARQVTRMTKASGSFMPIGQIVDEKALVNSIVALHATGGSTNHTLHIPAIAQAAGIQLTWQDMADLSDVVPTLSHVYPNGKADINHFQASGGMAFLIRELLDAGLLHEDVNTVAGHGLRRYTQEPFLEDGRLVWREGPKDSLDESILRPVARPFSAEGGLRVMEGNLGRGVMKVSAVAPEHRVVEAPARVFHDQQSLADAFKAGELERDFVAVVRFQGPRCNGMPELHKLTPFLGVLQDRGFKVALVTDGRMSGASGKIPAAIHVCPEAFDGGPLARVRDGDIVRVDGAEGTLRIMVSAEELADRALPAPPKGNDLGCGRELFGFMRVAFSSAEQGASAFTSALENLE; encoded by the coding sequence ATGCATTCGCGCATCCTTGAGGTCACCGAACGGCTGATCGCCCGCAGCCGCCGTACCCGTGAACGCTACCTTGAGCTGATCCGTGGGGCGGCCAGTGACGGACCCATGCGCGCCCAGTTGCAGTGCGCCAACTTCGCCCATGGCGTGGCCGGCTGCGGTGGGGACGACAAGCAGACCCTGCGGCTGATGAACGCGGCCAACGTGGCCATTGTCTCGGCCTACAACGACATGCTCTCGGCGCACCAGCCGTACCAGCACTTCCCCGAACAGATCAAACAGGCGCTGCGCGAAGTCGGTTCGGTCGGCCAGTTCGCCGGCGGCGTGCCGGCAATGTGCGACGGCGTCACCCAGGGTGAGCCGGGCATGGAGCTGGCCATCGCCAGCCGTGAAGTGATCGCCATGTCCACCGCCATCGCCCTGTCGCACAACATGTTCGATGCCGCGCTGATGCTGGGCATCTGCGACAAGATCGTCCCCGGGCTGATGATGGGCGCCTTGCGTTTCGGCCACCTGCCGACGATCTTCGTGCCGGGCGGGCCGATGGTCTCGGGCATTTCCAACAAGGAAAAGGCCGATGTGCGCCAGCGCTACGCCGAGGGCAAGGCCACCCGCGAGCAACTGCTCGAATCGGAAATGAAGAGCTACCACGGCCCCGGCACCTGCACTTTCTACGGCACCGCCAACACCAACCAGCTGGTGATGGAGGTCATGGGCCTGCACCTGCCGGGCGCTTCGTTCGTCAACCCCTACACGCCGCTACGCGATGCCCTCACAGCCGAGGCCGCGCGCCAGGTCACGCGCATGACCAAGGCCAGTGGCAGCTTCATGCCCATTGGCCAGATCGTCGACGAAAAGGCGCTGGTCAACTCGATCGTCGCCCTGCACGCCACCGGCGGCTCGACCAACCACACCCTGCATATCCCGGCCATCGCCCAGGCCGCCGGCATCCAGCTGACCTGGCAGGACATGGCCGATCTGTCCGATGTGGTGCCGACGCTGTCCCACGTCTATCCCAACGGCAAGGCCGACATCAACCACTTCCAGGCCTCCGGCGGCATGGCCTTCCTCATTCGCGAGCTGCTCGACGCGGGCCTGCTGCACGAGGACGTCAATACCGTGGCCGGGCATGGCCTGCGCCGCTACACCCAGGAGCCGTTCCTGGAGGATGGCCGCCTGGTCTGGCGCGAGGGGCCGAAGGACAGTCTCGACGAAAGCATCCTGCGCCCGGTGGCGCGGCCGTTCTCCGCCGAGGGCGGTTTGCGGGTGATGGAAGGCAACCTTGGCCGTGGCGTGATGAAGGTTTCCGCCGTGGCGCCCGAGCACCGGGTGGTCGAGGCGCCTGCCCGGGTGTTCCACGACCAGCAGTCTCTGGCCGATGCATTCAAGGCCGGCGAGCTGGAGCGGGACTTCGTCGCCGTGGTGCGCTTCCAGGGGCCGCGCTGCAACGGCATGCCCGAGTTGCACAAGCTGACGCCGTTCCTCGGCGTGCTGCAGGATCGCGGCTTCAAGGTGGCGCTGGTCACCGACGGGCGCATGTCCGGTGCCTCGGGCAAGATCCCGGCGGCCATCCACGTCTGCCCGGAGGCTTTTGATGGTGGCCCGCTGGCGCGGGTGCGCGATGGTGATATCGTGCGCGTCGATGGTGCCGAAGGCACGCTGCGGATCATGGTCTCGGCCGAGGAACTGGCCGACCGTGCACTGCCTGCGCCACCCAAGGGCAACGACCTGGGGTGCGGGCGTGAGCTGTTCGGCTTCATGCGTGTGGCGTTCAGTTCCGCCGAGCAAGGCGCGAGCGCCTTCACCTCGGCCCTGGAGAACCTCGAATGA
- a CDS encoding TonB-dependent receptor, with the protein MPTGQTRPSSSSRRRGQLSLLTLALLASGACSLPALAVEPAQASSPRMGDYRFAIAQQPLVEAINAFSQVTGWQVGFSAELADGVASPGVQGSLAPEAALQRLLRGTGLGYRKIGNGNVVLERQAAGNAIALQQVTVSATRSAQDVSQVPSTVSVQTREQLDRQNVNDIKQLVRYEPGVSVGGVGQRSGLNGYNIRGIDGERILTQVDGVSIPDSFFYGPYAQTQRNYVDPEIVKRVEILRGPASVLYGSNAIGGAVSYYTLDPEDIIKPGKDVGARLKTGYSSADESWLTSATVAGRQGDFDGLLHLSQRNGHETESYGEHGGTGLNRSKANPEDVRTTNVLAKLGWNYADDTRFGFTYEHYKDDRDQNILSAVGGPFIPGRGASNMYRMRQGDDTVTRERFGINHEFGLESLVADHVKWSLNYQIAKTDQRTDELYFASGRQVFRDRQTTYKDRQWVFDAQLDKAFSLGATDHLLTYGTTLKHEKITGSRSGTGTCLNVGGSCTAIGQNSPGDGQVRVSDFPDPTVNTYSLFAQDEIRWNNWTFLPGARYDYTRMEPKMTSEFLRGVQGNGAAPGAIDDADKKWHRVSPKFGVTYAFDDHYTWYGQYAEGFRTPTAKAMFGRFDNPTLGYSVQPNPDLEPEKSKSYETGLRGNFEAGNFDVAVFYNKYRDFINEDAVQSANLGSTFQANNIKHATIKGAEFKGRLNLDLFGAAQGLYTQGSLAYARGRNDDNGQPLNSVNPLTAVLGLGYEQQNYGGLLSWTLVKRKDRVDDSTFFAPDGASKQFRTPGYGVLDLTGYYKVTDDITVNAGLYNLTDKKYWQWDDVRGYDALGEAGVTQPANLDRLTMPGRNFAINLVWDI; encoded by the coding sequence ATGCCCACAGGTCAAACCCGCCCGTCCTCTTCTTCCCGCCGCCGCGGGCAATTGTCCCTGTTGACCTTGGCCCTGCTCGCCAGCGGCGCCTGCAGCCTGCCCGCGCTGGCCGTGGAACCGGCCCAGGCGAGCAGCCCGCGCATGGGCGACTACCGCTTCGCCATCGCCCAGCAACCGCTGGTCGAGGCCATCAATGCCTTCAGCCAGGTCACCGGCTGGCAGGTCGGCTTCAGCGCCGAGCTGGCCGACGGCGTGGCCTCGCCGGGCGTACAGGGCTCGCTGGCCCCGGAAGCGGCGCTGCAGCGCCTGCTACGCGGCACCGGCCTGGGCTACCGCAAGATCGGCAACGGCAACGTGGTGCTCGAACGCCAGGCCGCTGGCAACGCCATCGCCCTGCAGCAGGTGACCGTCAGCGCCACCCGTAGCGCTCAGGACGTCAGCCAGGTGCCGAGCACCGTCAGCGTGCAGACCCGCGAGCAACTGGACCGGCAGAACGTCAACGACATCAAGCAGCTAGTACGTTACGAGCCGGGTGTTTCCGTCGGTGGCGTCGGCCAGCGCAGCGGCTTGAATGGCTACAACATTCGCGGCATCGACGGTGAACGCATCTTGACCCAGGTCGACGGCGTGTCGATCCCCGACAGTTTCTTCTATGGCCCCTACGCCCAGACCCAACGCAACTATGTCGACCCGGAAATCGTCAAGCGCGTCGAGATCCTCCGCGGCCCGGCCTCGGTGCTGTATGGCAGCAATGCCATCGGTGGCGCGGTGAGTTACTACACCCTCGATCCCGAGGACATCATCAAGCCGGGCAAGGATGTCGGCGCGCGTCTGAAGACCGGCTACAGCTCTGCTGACGAAAGCTGGCTGACCTCGGCCACCGTCGCCGGTCGCCAGGGCGACTTCGATGGCCTGCTGCACCTGAGCCAACGCAACGGTCATGAAACTGAATCGTATGGCGAACACGGCGGCACCGGCCTGAACCGCAGCAAGGCCAACCCGGAGGACGTACGCACCACCAACGTCCTGGCCAAGCTTGGCTGGAACTACGCCGACGATACCCGCTTCGGCTTCACCTACGAGCACTACAAGGACGACCGCGACCAGAACATCCTGAGCGCTGTCGGAGGCCCCTTCATTCCGGGCCGCGGCGCCTCGAACATGTATCGGATGCGCCAGGGCGACGACACCGTTACCCGCGAGCGCTTCGGCATCAACCATGAATTCGGCCTCGAAAGCCTGGTCGCCGACCACGTGAAATGGAGCCTGAACTACCAGATCGCCAAGACCGACCAACGCACCGATGAGCTTTATTTCGCCAGTGGCCGCCAGGTGTTCCGCGATCGCCAGACCACCTACAAGGACCGCCAGTGGGTATTCGACGCCCAGCTGGACAAGGCTTTCAGCCTCGGTGCCACCGACCACCTGCTGACCTACGGCACGACGCTCAAGCATGAAAAGATCACCGGTTCACGCAGCGGTACCGGCACCTGCCTCAACGTCGGCGGCAGCTGTACGGCGATCGGCCAGAACAGCCCCGGCGACGGCCAGGTAAGGGTCAGCGACTTCCCCGACCCGACGGTCAACACCTACAGCCTGTTCGCCCAGGACGAAATCCGCTGGAACAACTGGACCTTCCTGCCGGGCGCGCGGTACGACTACACCCGCATGGAACCGAAGATGACCAGCGAGTTCCTGCGCGGGGTCCAGGGCAACGGTGCGGCGCCGGGGGCCATCGACGACGCTGACAAGAAGTGGCACCGCGTATCGCCGAAGTTCGGCGTGACCTATGCCTTCGACGACCACTACACCTGGTACGGTCAGTACGCCGAGGGCTTCCGTACCCCGACCGCCAAGGCCATGTTCGGCCGCTTCGACAACCCGACCCTGGGCTACAGCGTCCAACCCAACCCGGACCTCGAGCCAGAGAAGAGCAAAAGCTACGAAACCGGCCTGCGCGGCAACTTCGAGGCCGGCAACTTCGATGTCGCGGTGTTCTACAACAAGTACCGCGACTTCATCAACGAAGACGCCGTGCAGTCGGCCAACCTGGGTTCGACCTTCCAGGCCAACAACATCAAGCACGCCACCATCAAGGGCGCGGAGTTCAAGGGCCGCCTGAACCTCGACCTCTTCGGCGCTGCCCAGGGCCTGTACACCCAAGGCTCGCTGGCCTATGCCCGCGGTCGCAACGACGACAACGGTCAGCCACTGAACAGCGTCAACCCGCTGACTGCGGTCCTCGGCCTGGGCTACGAGCAACAGAACTATGGGGGCCTGCTGAGCTGGACCCTGGTCAAGCGCAAGGACCGCGTCGACGACTCCACCTTCTTCGCCCCCGATGGCGCCAGCAAGCAGTTCCGCACCCCTGGTTACGGCGTGCTGGACCTGACCGGCTACTACAAGGTGACGGACGACATCACCGTCAACGCAGGCCTCTACAACCTGACTGACAAGAAGTACTGGCAGTGGGATGACGTACGTGGCTACGACGCGCTTGGCGAAGCGGGAGTGACCCAGCCGGCCAATCTCGACCGCCTGACCATGCCGGGCCGCAACTTCGCCATCAACCTGGTGTGGGACATCTGA
- a CDS encoding RNA polymerase sigma factor yields MSQSRFNSVFLTQRLTLLRTLQRMVGNPSTAEDLLQETYLRVTRALGERPIEHLEPFVFQTARNLALDHLRTRRVQARTLVDDVPEQVLHNVAAPAASSEDAAHAEQLLKHLSVSLGQLSERQQRIFILSRLHGASYLEIAEQLSISASTVQKELKLIMAICMGVADRHQ; encoded by the coding sequence GTGAGTCAGTCCCGGTTCAACTCAGTGTTCCTCACTCAGCGTCTCACTCTACTGCGCACGCTGCAGCGCATGGTGGGCAACCCCAGCACCGCCGAGGACCTGCTGCAGGAAACCTACCTGCGGGTCACCCGCGCCCTGGGCGAGCGCCCGATCGAGCACCTGGAACCTTTCGTGTTCCAGACCGCCCGCAACCTTGCCCTGGACCACCTGCGCACGCGCCGGGTGCAGGCGCGCACGCTGGTGGACGACGTGCCCGAGCAAGTCCTGCATAACGTCGCGGCGCCTGCCGCGAGCAGCGAGGACGCCGCCCACGCCGAGCAACTGCTCAAGCACCTGAGCGTCAGCCTCGGCCAGTTGAGCGAACGCCAGCAACGCATCTTCATCCTCAGCCGCCTGCACGGCGCCAGCTACCTGGAAATCGCCGAGCAGTTGAGCATCTCGGCCAGCACCGTGCAGAAGGAGCTGAAACTGATCATGGCCATCTGCATGGGCGTGGCCGATCGTCACCAGTGA
- a CDS encoding biliverdin-producing heme oxygenase has product MTAPSTERVNLRSQRLNQVTHAPHTELDALVKSHKPFDSRESFARFVVAQYLFQSELQALYTDPQLIAIVPDLAERCRAEQARLDLADLDTEVPAPFAGALGKPSLGEALGWIFVSEGSKLGAAFLIKRAVALELSETFGARHLGEPAGGRAEGWKQFTRILDSLDLSPEEDAAAERGAVAAFERFTELLKHAYAADAALA; this is encoded by the coding sequence ATGACCGCCCCTTCCACCGAACGCGTCAACCTGCGCTCCCAGCGCCTGAACCAGGTCACCCACGCCCCGCACACCGAGCTGGACGCCCTGGTCAAGTCGCACAAGCCGTTCGACAGCCGCGAGAGCTTCGCCCGCTTCGTGGTCGCCCAGTACCTGTTCCAGTCCGAGCTGCAGGCGCTGTACACCGACCCGCAACTGATCGCCATCGTGCCGGATCTGGCCGAGCGCTGCCGCGCCGAGCAGGCCCGCCTGGACCTGGCCGACCTCGACACCGAAGTGCCCGCGCCCTTCGCCGGCGCCCTGGGCAAGCCAAGCCTGGGCGAAGCCCTGGGCTGGATCTTCGTCTCCGAAGGCTCCAAACTGGGCGCCGCGTTCCTGATCAAGCGCGCCGTGGCCCTGGAACTGTCCGAAACCTTCGGCGCCCGTCACCTGGGCGAACCGGCGGGTGGTCGCGCCGAAGGCTGGAAACAGTTCACCCGCATTCTCGACAGCCTGGACCTGTCGCCCGAGGAAGACGCCGCCGCCGAACGTGGCGCGGTCGCCGCCTTCGAACGCTTCACCGAGCTGCTCAAGCATGCCTATGCCGCCGACGCGGCGCTGGCCTGA
- a CDS encoding FecR domain-containing protein, translating into MTDHTTPRPSPAEPDARARAREEALDWLIRLQCASEDDTRAFEHWLGAEPENAEAYVEAEALWNGASLRQAAGQLQHRRKRSLAGRLRSHWKPLATAAVLLVGLFTFGNLPVRLQADHLTVVGERQRLELDHGAKVLLNTNSAFASDERDGRKVARLLQGEAYFQVSNASQPPLEVQAGPLRASVRDTDFAVRYLDGEAQVRVQRGDVDLQAASDQRIRLSAGDSISVGPTGFGQRQRPDMSKDLAWIEGRLVFENCPLSQVLAEVRRYYPGWIINRNSHLEQVAVTGNYRLDQPLETLRALAHITSAQLHEYPAVVILN; encoded by the coding sequence GTGACCGACCACACCACCCCTCGCCCGTCACCCGCCGAGCCTGATGCCCGCGCCCGTGCCCGCGAAGAGGCGCTGGACTGGTTGATCCGCCTGCAATGCGCCAGCGAAGACGACACCCGCGCGTTCGAGCACTGGCTGGGCGCCGAGCCGGAAAACGCCGAGGCCTATGTCGAGGCCGAAGCGCTGTGGAACGGCGCCTCGCTGCGCCAGGCCGCCGGCCAGTTGCAGCACAGGCGCAAGCGCTCGCTTGCCGGGCGCCTGCGCAGCCACTGGAAACCGTTGGCCACCGCCGCGGTGCTGCTGGTCGGGTTGTTCACTTTCGGCAACCTGCCGGTGCGCCTGCAGGCCGACCACCTGACCGTGGTCGGCGAGCGCCAGCGCCTGGAGCTGGACCACGGCGCCAAGGTGCTGCTCAACACCAATTCGGCCTTTGCCAGCGACGAACGCGATGGCCGCAAGGTTGCCCGCCTGTTGCAGGGCGAGGCGTATTTCCAGGTGTCCAACGCCAGCCAGCCGCCGCTTGAAGTCCAGGCCGGCCCACTGCGCGCCAGCGTGCGCGACACCGATTTCGCCGTGCGCTACCTCGATGGCGAAGCCCAGGTGCGGGTGCAGCGCGGCGACGTCGACCTGCAGGCCGCGAGCGACCAGCGCATCCGCCTGAGTGCCGGCGACAGCATCAGCGTCGGCCCCACGGGCTTCGGTCAGCGCCAGCGCCCCGACATGAGCAAGGACCTGGCCTGGATCGAAGGCCGCCTGGTGTTCGAGAACTGCCCACTGAGCCAGGTGCTCGCCGAGGTCCGCCGCTACTACCCGGGATGGATCATCAACCGCAACTCGCACCTGGAGCAGGTCGCGGTCACCGGCAACTACCGCCTCGACCAGCCGCTGGAAACGCTACGTGCCCTGGCCCATATCACCTCGGCGCAACTGCATGAGTACCCTGCCGTGGTAATCCTCAACTGA